A window of Streptomyces sp. NBC_01224 genomic DNA:
ACCTGCGCAAGCTCGCCGACCGGGACTACGCCCTGGACCGTGGAATGATCCCGCTCGGCTCCTGCACCATGAAGCTGAACGCGACCACCGAGATGGAGTCGATCACCTGGCCCGAGTTCGGCGCCATGCACCCCTTCGCGCCGGCCGAGCAGGCGCAGGGCTTCCTCACCCTCATCCGTGAGCTTGAGGAGCGCCTCGCCGAGGTCACCGGGTACGACGCGGTCTCGATCCAGCCGAACGCCGGATCGCAGGGCGAGTTCGCCGGCCTCCTGGCCGTGCGTGCGTACCACCGGGCCAACGGCGACGACCAGCGGACCATCTGCCTCATCCCGTCCTCCGCGCACGGCACCAACGCCGCCAGCGCCGTGATGGCCGGCATGAAGGTCGTCGTGGTGAAGACCGCCGACGACGGCGAGGTCGACATCGAGGACCTCCGCGCCAAGATCGAGAAGCACCGCGACGAGCTTGCCGTGCTCATGATCACGTACCCGTCGACGCACGGTGTGTTCGAGGAGCACGTCGCCGACATCTGCGCCGAGGTGCACGACGCCGGCGGTCAGGTCTACGTCGACGGTGCCAACCTCAACGCGCTGGTCGGCCTCGCCAAGCCGGGACGGTTCGGCGGCGACGTCTCGCACCTGAACCTGCACAAGACCTTCTGCATCCCGCATGGCGGCGGCGGTCCCGGCGTCGGCCCGGTCGGTGTCCGCGCGCACCTCGCGCCGTACCTGCCGAACCACCCGCTGCAGCCCGCGGCGGGCCCCGAGACCGGTGTCGGACCGATCTCGGCCGCTCCGTGGGGCTCGGCCGGTATTCTCCCCATCTCCTGGGCGTACGTACGCCTGATGGGCGGGGAGGGCCTGAAGCGTGCGACGCAGGTTGCCGTACTCGCTGCCAACTACATTGCCAAGCGTCTCGAACCGCACTACCCGATCCTGTACAACGGCCCGGCCGGGCTCGTCGCGCACGAGTGCATCGTGGACCTGCGGCCGATCTCCAAGGCCACCGGCGTCAGCGTCGACGACATTGCCAAGCGTCTGATCGACTACGGCTTCCACTCGCCCACCATGTCGTTCCCGGTCGCCGGGACGCTGATGATCGAGCCGACCGAGAGCGAGAACCTCGCGGAGCTCGACCGATTCTGCGACACGATGATCGCCATTCGTGGCGAGGTCGAGAAGGTGGCCTCCGGCGAGTGGAGCGCGGACGACAACCCGCTGAGCAACGCTCCGCACACCGCGGCGATGCTGGGCGGGGAGTGGGACCACGGTTACAGCCGTGAGGTGGCGGTCTTCCCGGCCGGAGTCTCGGCCTCCGACAAGTACTGGCCGCCGGTGCGCCGGATCGACGGTGCCTTTGGTGACCGCAACCTCGTCTGCTCCTGCCCGCCGCTGGACGAGTACGACAACTGAGGCATGAGCGGTAGGGCGTGACGCGGACATGCGTCGGGGCCGGTGCGGAGAGTTCTCCGGGCCGGCCCCAGTTCGTACCGGCCGCGGTCAGGCGGCCTTCATCACCCGGCCGGTCTGCAGGGGCCGGTGCGGGGCGATGATCTGCCCGTCCGGGAGCAGCTCACCGGTGTCCTCGAAGAGCAGGACGCCGTTGCACAGCAGGCTCCAGCCCTGTTCCGGATGGTGTGCCGTCAGGCGGGCGGCTTCCCGGTCGGCTGAGTCGGCGGTCGGGCATGGTGGCTGATGCTGGCACATGGATGGGTTCTTTCGCTGCGTTGTGGTGAATGTCCTGCGGCTTGATGAGGTGTTCATGGCCGCCCCCCCGTATCGATCGGTCCGGTCCCAGTGTTGCCCCACGGGCGTCAATCCGCAGGGATTTCGCAGCAGCACTTCTCCTTACTCCAAGGACGTGTCACCCGGCCGGACGGTTCACCGCAACTGCACTGTCACTTCGGGTGGTTCGGGGTGGCCGGACCGGGCTAGTCCAGATGGGCAGGGTGTGCGCCCCGCAGCACTGTGCCCCACCACCAGAACTCAAGGGGAGGGTGGCGGGGCACAGCGCGGTGATGTGGGGTGCGGCCGTCGTCAGGCCGGTGATCCGAGCAGGGGGCCGGTGCCCGGGGTGATGCGCAGCGTCATCACGCGGAGCAGATCGGCGACCCGGTGTGGTCGATGCGCCGCGATACCCGGCGGTGCGGGTGCCAGCGGTACCAGGAGATCGGCGGGGGCGAGTGCCCCGCCGGAGGCGTCGGCCTCGGCGTCGGCGTGCAGCCACAGCGCCAGCATGTAGAGCTCCGGGATGGACAGCAGCCGTGGCTGGTAGTGCGGTGTCACCGTCTCGGCCTGGCGCACGGCGAGTTCGGTCGAGGCGATGTAGGGGCCCTCGAAGAAGTGCGAGAAGGTCCAGCCGTCCGGAGTGAGCATGGTGTCTGCCGCGGCGACGGCCTGCTCCGAGCTGCGGATCAGGAACCGCCACGCGGCAAGCCGGGTGACGGGTGCGAGCCCGCTCGGGCCGATCCGGTCCAGTACATGGACGGGGAGCGGGAGTTCGGGGCTCAGTGGTCCCTGGGCGGCTCGGAGGGCAGGTGTGCGGGCCTCGCGGACTGCGGTGGGTGAACCGAGTGCCGCGAGAACGCTGCGCAGAGCGGGCGCGGGAGCCGGGGGAACATGCAGCGGCATAGTGGGTCGCCTCTCACTTCGGAGACACGGTGATGCGTGGGCGGGTGCAGACGGCGCTGTCGGCGTGCGGGGCCAGAGGAGGCCGGTGACTGGGCCGGTGCGTCAACTCTCTGCCTCGTCCGCGAAGTTTATACGACACGTGTTCACGCAGTGATTCCACTAGCCGTCGCAGGTATTGCCGACAAGGCGGTATCAGGACTTTATTATGCGGAGATTCTGCTGATTCGTCGTCAGCGGCGCAGCCACCGCCAGGGATTTTTCCCTGGACGCGGTCGGCCGAAACGCGTCGGCGTTTTCACCACGCTTCGAGCGGCGGAAACTGCGCACTGCACCATGCCGAGGGAATGTGCCCCGGTCGGCTGCCCTCAGATTACTGGGTGCGCGGCGTTCACGGGGGCGTTATGGATCACCCGGCCTGGGCATTATCGATCGTGATGCGAGCGGCCTGGGCCGCGGGCCGCCCACTCGAGGGAGGGACGCTTCGATGGGGGAGAAGGTCGTGGCGGGCGCCTTTGATCTGTCCGATCGGCAGAGGTACCGGAGGAAGCTCCACCAGTGCCTGGAGGGGCTGGAGAGGCTCCTGGCAGAGCGGAGGTTCGACCGCCCCCGCAACCTCATGGGCATGGAGATCGAGTTGAATCTGGCAGGCTCCGACGGCATGCCGAAGATGATGAATGGGGAGGTGCTCCCGCGCATCGCGAGCCGTGATTTCCAGACCGAACTAGGGATGTTCAATTTGGAGGTGAACATAGTCCCGCACCACCTGGACGGACGCGTTTTCGATCAGCTGGCGGAAGAGCTCAGGACCGGCCTCGGATATGCCCATCGGAAGGCGGGCGAGGTCGATGCCGGGATCATGATGATCGGAATTCTGCCCACCCTGGGCCGTGAGGACCTCGTTGCGGCGAACCTCTCGGACGTGGACCGCTACACACTGCTGAATGATCAAATGGTGGCTGCGCGGGGCGAGGATTTCTCCCTCGATATCCAAGGCGTGGAACGATTGGTCTCTACCTCCTCCTCGATCACTCCCGAGGCCGCCTGCACATCGGTCCAGCTGCATCTGCAGGTGACACCGGCGCGTTTCGCGGCCGTATGGAACGCGGCCCAGGCTGTCGCCGGGGTTCAGATCGCCCTCGGTGCCAACTCGCCCTTCCTGTTCGGCAGGGAGCTGTGGCGGGAATCGCGGCCGCCGCTCTTCCAGCAGGCCACGGACACAAGACCGCCCGAACTCCAGAACCAGGGGGTGCGGCCCAGGACCTGGTTCGGCGAGCGATGGGTCGGTTCGGCGTACGAGCTCTTCGGGGAGAATCTGCGCTACTTCCCCCCGCTGCTGCCGATCTGTGACAAGGAGGACCCGCTGCGGGTGCTCGACGAGGGCGGGGTGCCGCGGCTGCAGGAGCTCGTGCTCCACAACGGTACGGTCTACCGCTGGAACCGGCCCGTGTACGGACTGGCCGACGGTGTACCCCATCTGCGGGTGGAGAACCGGGTCCTGCCCGCCGGCCCCACGGTCACCGATGTGATCGCCAACGCCGCCCTCTACTACGGGCTCGTGCGGGCGCTCGCCGAGGAATCCCGTCCGGTGTGGACCAGGCTCCCGTTCGCAGCAGCGGCCGAGAACTTCGACACCGCCTGCCGCCATGGCATCGACGCGGAGCTGAACTGGCCCCGTCCCGGCCGTTCGGGCGGGCTGACCCGGGTGCCGGCGGTCAAGCTCGTACGGGACGAACTGCTGCCGCTGGCCGCTGCGGGGCTCGATGCCTGGAACATCGAGCCCGCGGACCGCGACCGCTACCTCGGGGTCATCGAGGAGCGCTGCAAGCGGCGGGTGAATGGGGCGTCCTGGCAGGTGGACACTTACCACCGGGCACGGGAGGCCGGACTCGACCGGAATGCGGCACTGGCCGCGACCACCCGTCGGTACGCCGAGCTGATGCACAGCGGCGAACCCGTGCACAGCTGGCCGATGGGTGTCCCCGCACTGTGACCCGTCGTGGCGGGCGCCGACAACCGCTGCCGTTCCCGACCGCGCCGAGCGCTACTCCTGGGCGGCGTGGTTGCTCTGCCCGGCCGTCATGACGGCCTGCAGAATCACGGCTTGGATCTCCGCCGGGTCGGTGACCTGGTAGCCCCCGCCGCCGGTGACCTTCGCTATCTCGTTCACCTCTTCGCGGTCGGCCTCGGGGCCGACCGCGATGGCGAGGAGCGGCACTGGACGTTCCGGGTCGGCGATCCGCTTCAGTTCCGCGACCAGGGCACTGCGGGAGATGGAGCGGTTGTCCTGGTTCGAGCCGTCGGTGAGGATCACCACAGCGTTGAATTTGCCCTTCACATACGTTGCCTGGGCATCTTTGTACGCGGCCAGAGTGGTGTCGTACAGACCGGTCGCGCCGCCTGGTACCGGCTGCAGCGCGGAGAAGGCCGCGGCGAGCCTCTCGCGGTGGGTGCCGCCGCCCTTCGCAGGGTCCCCGAGTCGACCCGTCGGCACCAGCCTGCGGTAGTCCTTGTCGCCGTCGAGCGTGGTGGCGAACTCCCAGAGACCGATCTCGTCGTTCGGGGTGAACTGGTTGAGGGCCTGGATCAGGGACGCCTTCGTGACGTCCATCCGGGACTGGTTGCGCCCCGGCACGATCGTGGCCATCGAACCCGAGGCATCGACGACCGTCGTCAGCCGGGCGCTCTGCACCGTGATCGTCCACATGCCGAGCGTTTGCTGGAGCGCCTCGGCGGACGGCGCGGCGGCGGCCGCGGTGGCATACGGCTGGGGCTTCCTGCCGCCCGCCGATGCGACCACCGACTCCCCGGCCGCCCCGTCGACGTTTCTGAAGCCGTGCTCCTTCAGGATGGTTTGCGCGCCCGGTCCATTCAGCAGTGTCATGAACCGCAGGGCCGCCCGGCCCTCGAAGGTACTCATCCTGGTCTCGTCCACCAGCGTGTACGGATAGTCGAGCAGCGGGGTGCCGTCCTTGGGGTAGAACAGATCGAGCCTTCCACCGTCGGTCGACTCCGCGTTGTGGGCGAACGCGGCCTGCTCGGAGAGGAGCACCGCCTGGTTGCGCTCCGGGTTCCCCTGCTCGGCGCCCGAATCGCCCTGCGCCAGAGTTTCGAGCACCTGGGTGTCACCGTCCGACATGCGCTGTGCCAGCAGCTTGGCGGTCGCCGCGACCCTGGTGTCGCTGTCGCCGCCCTGCTTCTCGGAGGAAGCGCCGATGCTGGAGAGCGCGAGCAGACCGGTTGCACTGCGTGCTGGGTCGGCCGCGCCGAGACGCACCTTGTCCGAGTCCGTGGTCGCGGCCGTCAACTCGGCCCAGGAGTACTTCTTCTTCGGCCAGCCGAGGCTCTTGGCCGCCGACGGCACCATGGCCAGGGTGACGGGGGAGGAGGCGACGGAATCGCCGGGTGTGATCGGGATGCCGTCACCGGAGCCCTTGGCCCGGTCGAGCCAGAGGTCGGAGTCCGGCAGCCAGATCTGGTAGTCCGGGGTACGGGTGCCGGAGGAGAGAGCGTCGGCGACCTTGTAGGAATCGCGGGCCACCACCCGCACATACAGACAGCGGCCGTCGGATCTCAGGTCGTCCTTGCGCGCCTTGTCGGCGACGGCACGCACGGCGGGGGCGATGTCCGGTGAGGCCGCCATGGAAAGACGTACGGCGGAGTCCTCGCAGGACTTCGAGAACGACAGCAGATCGCCCTGCACCGCGACTGCCGTTCCCGCCGCCACCGCGAGGACGAGCATGGTCGCGATCGCTACGGTCCGCCGACGGCGCAGCGGCGGACCGTCCCCGCTTCCATCGGCCGCGTAGTCGTCGGGCAAGCTGTGACGTCCCATGACGGTGGTGCCCCTCCTTGAGGATGAACAAGGAAAAGGGGGACCACACCCATCGCCAATGGTGGTTGTCCCCCGGCCTGTCGCGCATGATCTTCGTACCTGTATTCGAGACCTTAGCGGGACGGGGAGCGGGATGGGGCGTGAATGCACAACTCAAGGCAGGTGTACAGGTGGAGGCGGGGCACATGGCTGAATCTTTCTCCCAAGAGGCTGTGTCGCGACGGATCTTGCGGTCCGAAACGGTGCTGGTGCTGGCTCTCTCGTTGGGCGCCAGCGGGGTGTCTGCCCTGATCAGTTTTGTCGGATCACTGACGAAACCAGGGGGTTTGAAGCATCAGGCCGCGACGCTCAACAGCTCGTACGCACCAGGGCGTCCATGGCTGGATCTTGCCTGGCAGCTCTTTGGAATCGCGACGGCTCTGGTGCCCGTCGCCCTCGTCGCGCATCTGTTGATGAGGGAGGGGACCGGCCTGCGTGCCATCGGTTTCGACCGGACCAGGCCATGGCCGGACCTGGGGCGCGGCGCGGTGGTCGCGGCGGGTATCGGAAGCGCCGGGCTCGCCTTCTACCTGGTGGCGCGGGCAACCGGTTTCAATCTGACCGTGGTCCCGGAATCACTGCCCGATGTGTGGTGGAAATTCCCGGTTCTGATCCTTTCCGCGCTCCAGAACTCCGTGGTGGAGGAAGTGATCGTCGTCGGGTATCTGCTGCGCAGACTCGGACAGTTGGGGTGGACGCCGATGGCAGCCCTGGTGGCGAGTTCGGTGCTGCGTGGCTCGTACCACCTGTATCAGGGCATCGGTGGCTTCATCGGCAACATGGTGATGGGTGTTGTCTTCGTGCTGCTGTACCGGCGCTGGGGCCGGGTCGGTCCGCTGGTCGCGGCGCATGCACTACTCGACATCGGGGCATTTGTCGGATATGCCCTACTTGCGGGGCAGGTGGGGTGGCTGCCCACACCGTGAGTGTGGTGGGACGTCGCTGGGCGGTGTTCACCGACGGGGGCGTACGGCGGTGGTCGGTGGGTGGTGTTCAGGGCAGAGGGCGTACGGGAATGGCCCGTGTATGCCCTCTGCGGTGCCGTCGGAAGGCGTCAGAGCGCCGTGAGCAGTTCGCCGTCGATGACCGTCACGGCATTGCCGGTCAGCAGGGTGCGGTCGCCGCGCAGCGCTGTGCGGACCAGACCGGAGCGGGCGGAGGCCTGTAGTCCGGTCAGTTCGTCACGGCCGAAGCGGGCCGACCAGAAGGGGGCCAGCGCGGTGTGGGCGCTGCCGGTCACCGGGTCCTCGTCGATCCCGACGCGTGGGAAGAAGCCGCGGGAGACGAAGTCGTAGCCGCGGGCGGGGTCCTCGGCGGCGGCCGTGGCGATGATGCCCCGTCGGGAGAGTCGGGTCAGTGCGGCGAGATCCGGGGTCAGTCCTCGTACGGTCGCCTCGTCGGCCAGTTCGACGACCAGGTCGCCGATGTGAGGGCCGGTGTCGTGTACGGAGAGCGGCTCTGCGCCCAGGGCGACGGCCAGCCCGACCGGGGCGATCTCCGGTGTCAGTGGGGCTGTGGGGAAGTCGAGCGTGACCGCGCCGTCGGGGTGGGCGGTCGCGGTGAGGATGCCGCACCGCGCCGCGAAACGCACCGTGCCGCTCGCCGCCTGGGTGGTGTGCAGGACGTGTGCGGTCGCGAGGGTGGCATGCCCGCACATGTCGACCTCGGTGGTCGGGGTGAACCAGCGCAGTGCCCAGTCCGCGTCGCCGCCCGGCGGCAGCGGGTGGGCGAAGGCGGTTTCGGAGAGGTTCAGCTCCATGGCGATCCGCTGGAGCTGTTCGTCGTCGGCAAAGGCGTCGGAGTCCAGCAGCAGGACTCCCGCAGGGTTGCCGGTGAAGGGGCGGTCGGTGAACGTATCGACGATTCGGATCCTCATGACGTGACCGTACGTGCGGCGGAAAGCCGCAGACCAAGGCCAATTTTGTGTCGCTGGACCGAAAAAGCCCGGACGGTGACAAGGACTTCGATTGGCTGCCACCGATTCCGGGTGCTGCTCTGTTCGTCAGGCCGTGAGCGCCGGGCTCGATGCGGCCGACCGTGGGTGTCAGAGGCGGGCGGTACGTTTCACACATTGGACCGAGGAGGCCCCATGGCGACCAGGTGGAGCTTGACGATCGACTGCGCGCACCCGGCGAAGTTGGCCGAGTTCTGGGCGCTGGCACTGGGCTATACGGCAAAGCCTGCGCCGGCAGGGTTCGGGAGCTGGAAGGAATGGTTTGCGCGTCATGAGATCCCGCAGGACGAGTGGGATCAGGGCGCCTACCTCTGCGATCCGGACGGGGTGGGCCCCGGTCTGTCCTTCCTGCAAGTGCCGGAGTCGAAGGTGGTGAAGAACCGACTGCATCTGGACGTGCAGGTCGGTGGCGGTCGTGACAGGCCCTGGGAGGAGCGATGGCCGCGTGTGGTCAAGGCGGTGGAGCAGCTGACTGCTGCGGGTGCAACCGTGATCCACGTGGACGAACTGCAGGGCAGGCCCGATCATGTGGTGATGGCCGACCCGGAAGGCAACGAGTTCTGCCTGGTCTGACAGCGGCCTTCGCTCCGTTGCGGATGCACGCTGGGTGCAGAAGCCCCGTCGGAGCTTGCGGTGGTGTCGCGGAAGGCACCGCAGTGGTTCCGGCCGCAGATCTTGCGCACCGGCCCCTGCTCTTGGCCGCTGTCGCCGCCACTTCGCCTCCGGGGTGAGTCGCCTACCGGCTGCGCCGGGAGGCGATCGCGGTCGAGGCCGCGAGTGCGACGCACAGCGGCGAATAGGCGAGCCGGTCAAGACGACGGAAGCGGGCCGAGACCGATCCCGGGGACAGCAGGTCGGTCCGCCCCACTGCCGTGACCAAGATCGGTGGGCAGCCTGTCTGGCCGGAGCAGCCGGCCTGGCCGCTTTCACGGTCGAGCGGTGAGCCCATGCAGTTACTTGGGTGGTTCGCACTTTCCGGCGGCCGCCTGGCTTACCTGTTCACGGCGGACTGCGAGGAGGGATTCGTCGCCGGGAGCTGGGAGCCGGACGCCGGGGAGAACGCGTTGCTGGTCCAGCCCGGCGGGCGCGTGCCCGACTTCGTGACCGTGCGCAGGCAGGCCCAGGGGCCGACGGAGGGTCCGGACCATGTTCCGGACCCGCCCGGCGCGGGTTGGCCGGGGGCTGTGATTCCTGTGGAGCGGCGGGAGGGGCCTGCCGCGCTGCCGTCGTTCGTCGGGCGGGTTCCGGACGGTGAGGGAAACGTGCGGGTGGTGTCTGCCTGGGAGCCCGGGGGAGGCCGGATCCCGGACATCACCGCGGCGGTGGACGCGGTGGCATCGCTGAGACGTGAGCGCGCTGAGACTCGCCTGCAGTTCTTCGGCGGTCCCGGCATCCCGCCGCGCTGGCTGCAGGAGGAGGAAGAAGACCCTGACGAGGGCTGGTCGCTCCTCGTGCAGCTCGCCGTGGACCGGCTGCCCTCGTTCTCGATGCGCTCCGGGATGGCCTTTGCTGTCTCTCGGCGTCGGGTAACCGGTTCGCGGTAGACGAGCCACAGACCGGTGCGTGCGGCTTCCCGGCAGCGGTCGCCCAGGTCGGTCTGCCCCAGGGCGCCCTCGTCGTCGGACTCGCCCATGACGATCTGCTGCAGGAGTTCCAGCACCAGGTCCCGGGCGTCGGCCGACAGTTCGTCGAGCAGGCCCGCCAGGAGGACGGAGACCGTCGGCAGCGCAGCGCTGTGCGACTGCCCCGTTCCCGGCGCGGTCCCGTCGGCAGCGGCCGGTGAAGATCCGGGCAGACAACGCGTACTACTCCGCCGAGTGCATAAGCCGGCTTCGCGGCCGGAACCTCTCACCCAAATGTCCTGTGACAGTGAACCTTGACCATTGTCAGCGAAGTTTGACCACGAGGTCGCTGCTGCCCAATCCATCGCCCCGGCCTCCAGGTCAGCGTGGTCCAGCCCGCTTGATGAGGCGATGAGGGAGGGTG
This region includes:
- a CDS encoding DUF5999 family protein: MCQHQPPCPTADSADREAARLTAHHPEQGWSLLCNGVLLFEDTGELLPDGQIIAPHRPLQTGRVMKAA
- a CDS encoding glutamate-cysteine ligase family protein; translated protein: MGEKVVAGAFDLSDRQRYRRKLHQCLEGLERLLAERRFDRPRNLMGMEIELNLAGSDGMPKMMNGEVLPRIASRDFQTELGMFNLEVNIVPHHLDGRVFDQLAEELRTGLGYAHRKAGEVDAGIMMIGILPTLGREDLVAANLSDVDRYTLLNDQMVAARGEDFSLDIQGVERLVSTSSSITPEAACTSVQLHLQVTPARFAAVWNAAQAVAGVQIALGANSPFLFGRELWRESRPPLFQQATDTRPPELQNQGVRPRTWFGERWVGSAYELFGENLRYFPPLLPICDKEDPLRVLDEGGVPRLQELVLHNGTVYRWNRPVYGLADGVPHLRVENRVLPAGPTVTDVIANAALYYGLVRALAEESRPVWTRLPFAAAAENFDTACRHGIDAELNWPRPGRSGGLTRVPAVKLVRDELLPLAAAGLDAWNIEPADRDRYLGVIEERCKRRVNGASWQVDTYHRAREAGLDRNAALAATTRRYAELMHSGEPVHSWPMGVPAL
- a CDS encoding substrate-binding and VWA domain-containing protein; this encodes MGRHSLPDDYAADGSGDGPPLRRRRTVAIATMLVLAVAAGTAVAVQGDLLSFSKSCEDSAVRLSMAASPDIAPAVRAVADKARKDDLRSDGRCLYVRVVARDSYKVADALSSGTRTPDYQIWLPDSDLWLDRAKGSGDGIPITPGDSVASSPVTLAMVPSAAKSLGWPKKKYSWAELTAATTDSDKVRLGAADPARSATGLLALSSIGASSEKQGGDSDTRVAATAKLLAQRMSDGDTQVLETLAQGDSGAEQGNPERNQAVLLSEQAAFAHNAESTDGGRLDLFYPKDGTPLLDYPYTLVDETRMSTFEGRAALRFMTLLNGPGAQTILKEHGFRNVDGAAGESVVASAGGRKPQPYATAAAAAPSAEALQQTLGMWTITVQSARLTTVVDASGSMATIVPGRNQSRMDVTKASLIQALNQFTPNDEIGLWEFATTLDGDKDYRRLVPTGRLGDPAKGGGTHRERLAAAFSALQPVPGGATGLYDTTLAAYKDAQATYVKGKFNAVVILTDGSNQDNRSISRSALVAELKRIADPERPVPLLAIAVGPEADREEVNEIAKVTGGGGYQVTDPAEIQAVILQAVMTAGQSNHAAQE
- a CDS encoding CPBP family intramembrane glutamic endopeptidase gives rise to the protein MAESFSQEAVSRRILRSETVLVLALSLGASGVSALISFVGSLTKPGGLKHQAATLNSSYAPGRPWLDLAWQLFGIATALVPVALVAHLLMREGTGLRAIGFDRTRPWPDLGRGAVVAAGIGSAGLAFYLVARATGFNLTVVPESLPDVWWKFPVLILSALQNSVVEEVIVVGYLLRRLGQLGWTPMAALVASSVLRGSYHLYQGIGGFIGNMVMGVVFVLLYRRWGRVGPLVAAHALLDIGAFVGYALLAGQVGWLPTP
- a CDS encoding PhzF family phenazine biosynthesis protein, whose protein sequence is MRIRIVDTFTDRPFTGNPAGVLLLDSDAFADDEQLQRIAMELNLSETAFAHPLPPGGDADWALRWFTPTTEVDMCGHATLATAHVLHTTQAASGTVRFAARCGILTATAHPDGAVTLDFPTAPLTPEIAPVGLAVALGAEPLSVHDTGPHIGDLVVELADEATVRGLTPDLAALTRLSRRGIIATAAAEDPARGYDFVSRGFFPRVGIDEDPVTGSAHTALAPFWSARFGRDELTGLQASARSGLVRTALRGDRTLLTGNAVTVIDGELLTAL
- a CDS encoding VOC family protein, with protein sequence MATRWSLTIDCAHPAKLAEFWALALGYTAKPAPAGFGSWKEWFARHEIPQDEWDQGAYLCDPDGVGPGLSFLQVPESKVVKNRLHLDVQVGGGRDRPWEERWPRVVKAVEQLTAAGATVIHVDELQGRPDHVVMADPEGNEFCLV